One region of Alcanivorax sediminis genomic DNA includes:
- a CDS encoding DUF6316 family protein: protein MERRQEDQAERTWFRSDRFFNEGPNWYFATRENTVEGPFSSRAEAETGLMMYLRDMETRERYGLKPARLPD from the coding sequence ATGGAACGCAGACAGGAAGATCAGGCAGAACGGACCTGGTTTCGGAGCGATCGTTTCTTTAACGAAGGGCCAAACTGGTATTTTGCAACTCGCGAAAACACCGTAGAAGGGCCATTCAGCAGCAGGGCCGAGGCTGAAACCGGGCTGATGATGTATCTGCGTGACATGGAAACCAGAGAGCGATACGGTCTTAAACCAGCCAGATTACCGGATTAA
- the modA gene encoding molybdate ABC transporter substrate-binding protein, giving the protein MRYIFLLLLTCLTSTVSAARIQIAVAANFAQPLRDIVERYQEMHPEADIALTIASTGKLAAQIRQGAPYDLFLAADARRPRELAEEDIGMTDSVRSYARGLLVLWSPEKDLELSTASLKSGEVQPIALANPRTAPYGLAAKHVLHELEIPDSVQLVHAENVGQSYHFAHSGAAAAAFVAYSQVRELSGSLWQIPEDSYPAIIQQGIQLSETPAVSDFYAFLLSKKGQEIIISHGYQVADAQ; this is encoded by the coding sequence ATGCGTTATATCTTTTTGCTGTTGCTGACTTGTCTGACATCGACGGTGTCGGCAGCGCGTATTCAGATTGCGGTTGCGGCCAACTTTGCCCAGCCTCTGCGTGATATCGTTGAGCGCTATCAGGAAATGCATCCTGAAGCGGATATTGCCCTGACCATCGCCTCCACAGGCAAACTGGCCGCCCAGATTCGTCAGGGGGCACCCTATGACCTCTTTCTGGCTGCAGATGCACGACGCCCTCGTGAATTGGCCGAAGAGGACATCGGCATGACCGACAGCGTGAGAAGTTATGCGCGCGGTCTGTTGGTGTTGTGGTCACCAGAAAAAGATCTTGAATTAAGTACGGCGTCCTTGAAGAGCGGTGAGGTTCAACCTATTGCCTTGGCGAATCCGCGCACGGCGCCGTACGGACTCGCGGCCAAACACGTCCTTCACGAACTTGAAATTCCTGATAGCGTACAACTGGTTCACGCCGAGAATGTCGGCCAGAGCTATCACTTCGCCCATAGTGGCGCAGCGGCGGCAGCGTTTGTGGCTTATAGCCAGGTACGTGAGCTGAGTGGCTCGCTGTGGCAGATACCCGAAGACAGCTATCCAGCAATCATTCAGCAGGGCATCCAGCTCTCGGAAACCCCGGCGGTATCGGATTTCTATGCTTTCCTGCTGAGCAAAAAAGGTCAGGAAATTATTATCAGTCATGGTTATCAGGTGGCTGATGCTCAGTAA
- a CDS encoding NAD(P)H-binding protein: MTRKALLLGATGLVGRACLKLLLDNDQYERVTVLSRRDGDIQHPKLDWQVVDLDNMEGCLPQFKVDDVFCCLGSTMKKAGSRQAFRHVDHDLVVLAGQMAKRAGVQRFLVVSAINANSRSPFFYSRVKGQMERALKQLELPLLVLAQPSLLRGDREDKRPAEDWGNLLNRIVEPLTRWTDAHWLPVDGNKVAEGMVGMALEGPDSGLYQLRYRDFLVYSGKLHESHAKSA, translated from the coding sequence ATGACAAGAAAGGCTCTGCTGTTAGGTGCAACGGGTCTGGTTGGGCGCGCGTGCCTCAAGTTGCTTCTGGATAACGATCAATACGAACGGGTTACGGTGTTGTCTCGTCGCGACGGGGATATCCAGCACCCCAAGCTGGATTGGCAAGTTGTTGACCTGGACAACATGGAAGGCTGTCTGCCGCAGTTTAAGGTTGATGATGTCTTCTGTTGCCTGGGTTCCACGATGAAGAAAGCAGGGTCTCGCCAGGCCTTCCGCCATGTGGATCATGACCTGGTGGTGTTGGCCGGCCAGATGGCCAAGCGAGCAGGGGTGCAGCGATTTCTGGTGGTCTCCGCCATTAATGCCAATTCCCGTTCGCCCTTCTTTTACTCACGAGTGAAGGGGCAGATGGAGCGCGCGCTGAAACAACTGGAGCTTCCCCTGTTGGTACTGGCGCAACCCTCCTTGCTGCGTGGTGATCGCGAAGACAAACGTCCGGCCGAAGACTGGGGCAACCTGCTCAACCGCATTGTTGAACCCCTGACCCGTTGGACCGATGCCCATTGGCTGCCAGTGGATGGCAACAAGGTGGCCGAAGGGATGGTGGGGATGGCGCTGGAGGGCCCGGATTCCGGGCTCTACCAGCTTCGGTATCGGGACTTTCTGGTTTACTCGGGCAAGTTGCACGAGAGCCATGCCAAGTCCGCATAA
- a CDS encoding malate dehydrogenase, producing MKAPVRVAVTGAAGQISYSLLFRIASGDMLGKDQPVILQLLEITPALEALKGVIMELEDCAFPLVADIIGTDDANVAFKDADYALLVGARPRGPGMERKDLLEANAAIFSAQGKAINDNASKDIKVLVVGNPANTNALIAQRNAPDINPRQFTAMTRLDHNRGMAQLATKLGKTVNDIKKMTIWGNHSSTQYPDLHHCEVDGKVAVDQVEQDWYEGTYIPEVQQRGAAIIKARGASSAASAANAAVDHMRSWALGTAEGDWVSMGIYSDGSYGIQEGLIYSYPCTCKDGDWTIVQGLEVNDFSRARMQATEQELAEERDAVSHLLP from the coding sequence ATGAAAGCACCCGTACGCGTAGCCGTTACCGGCGCCGCTGGCCAAATCAGCTATTCCCTGCTGTTCCGCATCGCTTCCGGCGATATGCTCGGCAAAGACCAGCCTGTTATTCTGCAGCTGCTCGAAATCACCCCTGCCCTGGAAGCCCTGAAGGGCGTCATCATGGAGCTGGAAGACTGTGCATTCCCGCTGGTAGCCGACATCATCGGTACTGACGATGCCAACGTGGCCTTCAAAGACGCCGATTACGCGCTGCTGGTTGGTGCTCGTCCGCGTGGTCCGGGCATGGAGCGTAAAGACCTGCTGGAAGCCAATGCAGCGATCTTCTCTGCCCAGGGTAAAGCCATCAACGATAACGCCAGCAAAGATATCAAGGTGCTGGTAGTCGGTAACCCGGCCAACACCAACGCCCTGATCGCCCAGCGCAACGCGCCGGACATCAACCCGCGTCAGTTTACTGCCATGACCCGTCTTGACCACAACCGTGGCATGGCGCAGCTGGCCACCAAGCTGGGCAAAACGGTCAACGACATCAAGAAGATGACCATCTGGGGCAACCACTCCTCCACCCAGTACCCAGACCTGCACCACTGCGAAGTGGACGGCAAGGTCGCTGTGGATCAGGTTGAGCAGGACTGGTACGAAGGCACCTACATTCCTGAAGTACAGCAGCGCGGCGCGGCCATCATCAAGGCCCGTGGTGCTTCCTCTGCCGCTTCTGCAGCCAACGCCGCTGTTGACCACATGCGTTCCTGGGCACTCGGCACCGCCGAGGGCGACTGGGTTTCCATGGGTATCTACAGCGATGGTTCCTACGGCATCCAGGAAGGCCTGATCTACTCCTACCCCTGCACTTGCAAGGACGGCGACTGGACTATCGTTCAGGGCCTGGAAGTCAACGACTTCTCCCGTGCTCGCATGCAGGCTACCGAGCAGGAACTGGCGGAAGAGCGTGACGCTGTTTCCCATCTGCTGCCGTAA
- a CDS encoding DUF805 domain-containing protein, producing the protein MNQPYQAPGADVAVASNEAYQPKFLSLSGRIGRMRYFVYATGLTMLFYLVVGIAAAVLVPAFASGGEGAMGIVAIVLSMIALAAFIGMLIMTWGYMVRRLNDINASGWLSLLMLVPLVNFILGLILIFKKGSQGGNNYGAAPVNNSGGVKAAFAVLLLLMVGYFGVVMPVTMKAYSDYLERAQQAQQMEFDDY; encoded by the coding sequence ATGAACCAGCCGTACCAGGCACCTGGTGCCGATGTTGCTGTTGCCAGCAATGAAGCCTATCAACCAAAATTCCTGTCTCTCTCTGGTCGTATTGGCCGGATGCGATATTTCGTTTATGCCACCGGTTTGACCATGCTGTTCTATCTGGTGGTTGGCATAGCTGCGGCCGTTCTTGTCCCGGCATTTGCCAGCGGTGGAGAGGGTGCTATGGGTATTGTTGCCATTGTCCTGAGCATGATCGCGTTGGCTGCCTTTATCGGCATGCTGATCATGACTTGGGGGTATATGGTGCGCCGCCTCAATGATATCAACGCCAGTGGCTGGCTCAGCCTGTTGATGCTGGTGCCACTGGTGAACTTCATTCTCGGCCTGATCCTGATCTTCAAGAAGGGCAGCCAGGGGGGCAATAATTACGGTGCAGCACCGGTGAACAACTCCGGCGGCGTGAAAGCGGCGTTCGCCGTTTTACTGTTGTTGATGGTTGGCTACTTTGGCGTGGTCATGCCGGTGACCATGAAGGCGTATTCAGACTATCTGGAGCGTGCCCAGCAAGCCCAGCAGATGGAGTTTGATGACTACTAA
- the trhO gene encoding oxygen-dependent tRNA uridine(34) hydroxylase TrhO — translation MSNRHSVETASSIVVAALYKFARLDDYETLREPLLDLMMEQDVRGTLLLASEGVNGTISGPRSGINRVLDWLRSDIRLADLEHKESFHDEHPFLRTKVKLKKEIVTMGVEGIDPNRTVGTYLTPEEWNEVISDPETILIDTRNDYEVEVGTFKGAINPHTRTFREFPAYVKETLDPAKHKKVAMFCTGGIRCEKSTAYLKEQGFDEVYHLKGGILKYLEETPRENSLWEGECFVFDERVTVDHDLNPGEYDQCHACRRPISEQDQESELFQLGVSCPHCYDESSPEQKARFAERQKQIELARSRGQAHRGQNPRVSENGND, via the coding sequence GTGAGTAATCGTCATTCTGTAGAAACGGCCAGCAGCATTGTGGTGGCAGCCCTGTACAAATTTGCCAGGCTGGACGATTACGAAACGCTGCGCGAGCCTCTACTGGACCTGATGATGGAACAGGATGTTCGCGGTACCCTGCTACTGGCCAGCGAAGGTGTCAACGGGACCATTTCCGGGCCACGTAGCGGCATCAACAGGGTGCTCGACTGGCTGCGAAGCGACATCCGCCTTGCTGACCTGGAGCACAAGGAATCCTTCCATGATGAGCATCCTTTTTTGCGTACCAAGGTGAAGCTCAAGAAGGAGATCGTCACCATGGGGGTTGAGGGCATTGATCCCAACCGTACCGTGGGCACCTACCTGACTCCAGAAGAGTGGAACGAGGTGATCAGTGATCCGGAAACGATCCTGATTGATACCCGCAATGATTACGAAGTGGAAGTAGGCACCTTCAAGGGCGCAATCAATCCCCATACCCGCACGTTCCGTGAATTCCCGGCTTATGTGAAAGAGACACTGGATCCCGCCAAGCACAAGAAAGTAGCCATGTTCTGCACCGGTGGTATTCGCTGTGAAAAATCCACCGCCTACCTGAAAGAGCAGGGTTTTGATGAGGTTTACCACCTCAAGGGCGGCATTCTCAAATACCTGGAAGAAACCCCAAGGGAGAACTCGCTTTGGGAGGGCGAATGTTTCGTCTTTGATGAGCGGGTGACGGTGGATCACGATCTCAACCCGGGTGAGTACGATCAGTGCCATGCCTGCCGTCGGCCGATCAGTGAGCAGGATCAGGAGTCCGAACTGTTTCAGTTAGGGGTGTCTTGCCCGCACTGCTATGACGAATCCAGTCCGGAACAGAAAGCGCGCTTTGCTGAGCGGCAGAAGCAAATTGAGCTGGCACGTTCCCGGGGCCAGGCCCACCGTGGTCAGAACCCGCGCGTAAGCGAAAACGGAAACGACTGA
- a CDS encoding AraC family transcriptional regulator encodes MLDAALRAGVDLSTALVELGVSNDDLENPQSRISMTVEDQLIRKALQHSNDPLFGLHMGEAIRPRFMGELGYASMSSATLRDAIELMIPFMKVTTEYAGIRFEWRDDQLWLIWESDMEALPTYPMRIDANFAAAITFGRWILGKDYNPERIHLRHAPQGNAAEYQRIFNCAVVFEQQENAIVLSNDILDLPLRDADPDVHKLARSRMQRAVTQYHARDNLLDQVRLEIQKCFQRGVPQLEPIADELGVKPWTLRRQLRAENTDFSSLLEEERRRIACDWLLHSERSVNQIALDLGYSEQSAFNRAFKRWFGITPVSYRDQGRDAPPPV; translated from the coding sequence TTGCTGGATGCAGCCCTTCGCGCCGGTGTAGATCTGAGCACAGCCCTGGTGGAACTGGGTGTCAGTAACGATGATCTGGAAAACCCCCAGTCACGTATCTCCATGACCGTTGAAGACCAGCTGATTCGCAAGGCACTTCAGCACAGCAATGATCCCTTATTTGGCCTGCATATGGGCGAGGCGATCCGTCCACGCTTCATGGGCGAACTTGGCTATGCCAGCATGTCCAGCGCGACGCTCAGGGATGCCATCGAACTGATGATCCCCTTCATGAAGGTGACCACCGAATACGCCGGCATACGTTTTGAGTGGCGAGACGATCAGCTTTGGCTGATATGGGAAAGCGACATGGAGGCACTGCCCACATACCCCATGCGCATTGATGCCAACTTCGCTGCCGCCATCACTTTTGGCCGCTGGATTTTGGGCAAGGACTACAACCCGGAACGTATTCATTTACGCCACGCCCCCCAGGGAAATGCTGCCGAATATCAGCGTATCTTCAATTGTGCTGTGGTCTTCGAGCAGCAGGAAAATGCCATTGTACTCAGCAATGACATACTGGATCTGCCGCTTCGTGACGCGGATCCGGATGTGCACAAGCTCGCGAGATCCCGCATGCAGCGAGCGGTTACACAGTACCATGCCCGCGACAACCTGCTGGATCAGGTGCGACTGGAAATCCAGAAATGCTTTCAGCGGGGAGTGCCTCAGCTTGAGCCCATCGCCGATGAGTTAGGAGTCAAACCCTGGACCCTTCGCCGCCAGCTGCGAGCCGAGAACACCGACTTTTCCAGCCTGCTTGAGGAAGAGCGCCGCCGCATTGCCTGCGACTGGCTACTGCATAGCGAACGTTCGGTAAACCAGATCGCACTGGATCTCGGATATTCAGAGCAGAGCGCCTTTAACCGGGCCTTCAAACGATGGTTTGGCATCACCCCGGTCAGTTATCGTGACCAGGGGCGAGACGCCCCTCCACCCGTCTGA
- the rraA gene encoding ribonuclease E activity regulator RraA, producing MTFVTCDLCDDNADIVSVVTGFNWFSYGGRSAFGGEIVTVKCYEDNSRVKEHLATDGKGKVLVVDGGGSLRNALIGDMIAENAVKNGWEGVIIYGACRDVDALAQLDIGVVTLGCVPIKSVRRDEGQLNIEVEFGGVTFRPGEYVYADNNGIIAAPRSLL from the coding sequence ATGACTTTTGTGACCTGTGATCTGTGTGACGATAACGCGGATATCGTGTCAGTAGTAACTGGTTTTAACTGGTTCAGCTACGGCGGTCGCAGTGCCTTTGGTGGCGAGATCGTTACCGTCAAGTGTTACGAAGACAATAGTCGCGTCAAGGAGCACCTTGCCACCGATGGCAAAGGCAAGGTCCTTGTCGTGGATGGTGGAGGCAGTCTGCGCAATGCACTGATCGGTGACATGATTGCAGAAAATGCCGTGAAGAACGGTTGGGAAGGGGTGATCATTTACGGCGCGTGTCGCGACGTTGATGCGTTGGCCCAACTGGATATTGGCGTTGTGACCCTGGGCTGCGTGCCCATCAAGTCGGTGCGCAGGGATGAGGGCCAGCTGAACATCGAAGTCGAGTTTGGTGGTGTGACCTTCCGTCCGGGGGAGTACGTCTATGCCGACAATAACGGCATTATCGCGGCGCCCAGGTCTTTGCTGTAG
- a CDS encoding CBS domain-containing protein, giving the protein MLKSMLVADYMSRRVITLTPDQSVHDAIRVLLENKISGAPVVGESGELKGMFSESDCLKGALEASYHGTEIGPVSEYMTFDLQTVNGQTSILDAAEIFLADHRRRLPVVDDGKLVGQISRRDLLRAIDDFNRNAS; this is encoded by the coding sequence ATGCTCAAATCCATGTTGGTGGCGGACTATATGAGTCGCCGTGTGATCACATTGACTCCTGATCAATCCGTTCACGATGCCATTCGAGTTTTACTGGAGAACAAGATTTCCGGCGCCCCGGTGGTTGGTGAAAGCGGTGAGCTCAAAGGGATGTTTTCCGAATCCGACTGTCTCAAAGGGGCGCTGGAAGCGAGCTATCACGGCACTGAAATCGGTCCTGTCAGTGAGTACATGACTTTCGATCTACAGACTGTAAATGGACAAACTTCCATTCTTGATGCCGCCGAGATTTTCCTTGCGGATCACCGCCGGCGCCTGCCAGTGGTCGACGATGGCAAGCTGGTGGGGCAGATCAGCCGTCGTGACCTGTTGCGAGCCATTGACGACTTCAACCGCAACGCTTCCTGA
- a CDS encoding carboxylesterase/lipase family protein produces MTAVIRQGQYQGLNHKGVIEYRGIPFALPPVGERRFKSPARLPESTAQFSADQFPLASLQMNNPIMGVNESSQDCLYLNIWRPQGEGPFPVMVWFHGGGYLSGSISQVLYNGAELARTQNVVVVNAAYRLGALGFADFTALAPELDAVTNAGLRDQVAALEWVKENIEAFAGDPLAVTIFGESAGGFSVCSLLACPAASELFHAAIVQSGAADFALLPSEASKVAEAMVAAIPGEGGAAERIERCSDRDWIKAQSAAVKVLVNRGLRDTTPQFAMNFLPVVDGDFLPELPINAIAKGSARDKRLLAGVCQDEYHFFQYGGVLAGKTSMAALREIDDAELLRRFERGVPGHGQEADQYYRNTVTPDERRCDLDRLSAMESDRLFRVPTLRLLDAQSMQNKACWGFQFTWPSAPFGVPLGACHVVDIPFVFGVTDTPAGLYFTGGGDEAKALSGEVMRVWGQFAHGTEPDWPRWQEARQVKQFGPGDPLAPLLDGEGEALWERIIPVPGVSAG; encoded by the coding sequence ATGACTGCAGTGATACGCCAGGGGCAGTATCAGGGCCTGAACCACAAAGGCGTGATCGAATACCGCGGGATTCCCTTTGCGCTGCCGCCGGTGGGAGAGCGTCGTTTCAAGTCGCCAGCCCGCTTGCCTGAAAGCACGGCACAGTTCAGTGCTGACCAGTTCCCACTGGCCTCTCTCCAGATGAACAACCCCATCATGGGGGTCAACGAATCCAGCCAGGACTGCCTGTATCTGAATATCTGGCGCCCGCAGGGCGAGGGCCCTTTCCCGGTCATGGTCTGGTTTCATGGTGGTGGTTACCTGTCGGGTTCCATCTCCCAGGTGCTCTACAATGGTGCCGAGCTTGCGCGCACACAGAATGTGGTCGTTGTGAATGCCGCATACCGGCTTGGGGCCCTGGGCTTTGCTGATTTCACTGCGCTCGCTCCGGAGCTGGATGCAGTGACCAATGCGGGCCTGCGCGATCAGGTGGCGGCGCTGGAATGGGTTAAAGAGAATATCGAGGCCTTTGCTGGTGATCCTCTTGCCGTCACCATCTTTGGTGAATCAGCGGGTGGCTTCAGTGTCTGCTCCCTGCTTGCCTGTCCGGCGGCGTCTGAATTGTTCCATGCTGCCATTGTCCAGTCAGGGGCGGCAGATTTTGCGCTGTTACCTTCCGAGGCCAGCAAAGTCGCTGAAGCCATGGTGGCTGCCATCCCAGGGGAGGGCGGTGCGGCCGAACGTATTGAGCGTTGCTCCGACAGGGACTGGATCAAGGCGCAAAGTGCTGCGGTGAAAGTGCTGGTTAACCGGGGGCTGCGCGACACAACACCACAATTTGCCATGAATTTTTTGCCGGTAGTCGATGGCGACTTTCTGCCAGAACTACCGATCAATGCGATTGCAAAAGGCTCCGCCAGGGACAAGCGACTGCTCGCGGGTGTGTGCCAGGATGAATATCACTTCTTTCAATATGGAGGGGTGCTGGCTGGCAAGACGAGCATGGCGGCATTACGTGAAATTGACGACGCCGAGCTACTGCGTCGGTTCGAACGCGGTGTACCCGGTCATGGTCAAGAGGCGGACCAGTATTACCGAAATACGGTGACTCCGGATGAGCGCCGCTGCGATCTCGACCGGCTATCTGCCATGGAATCGGACCGGCTTTTCAGGGTGCCGACCTTGCGCCTGCTTGATGCACAGTCCATGCAGAATAAAGCTTGTTGGGGCTTTCAGTTTACCTGGCCAAGTGCGCCCTTCGGAGTGCCGCTAGGGGCCTGCCATGTGGTGGATATCCCGTTTGTCTTTGGCGTCACGGATACTCCTGCGGGCCTTTACTTCACGGGTGGCGGGGACGAGGCCAAAGCCTTGTCCGGTGAGGTAATGCGGGTCTGGGGGCAGTTTGCCCACGGCACAGAACCGGACTGGCCTCGCTGGCAGGAGGCACGGCAAGTAAAGCAGTTTGGCCCCGGCGATCCGTTGGCGCCTCTGCTGGATGGCGAGGGTGAGGCTCTCTGGGAACGTATCATTCCTGTGCCCGGCGTATCCGCTGGGTGA
- a CDS encoding NAD(P)/FAD-dependent oxidoreductase: protein MNTWDVVVIGAGQAGSAAAWDLAAAGQRVLVLSRTAGAGKPCAGGVTIKALNRYRFSIDPVVRETIDTLHVSRYPGPGGSLVAPQRFCVMTERSELDQHCLKQAECQGAVFQLTRGITGVRQNLNGVEVHTREGDTFRAGYLIAADGANSRVRHLLGERSWKGAMAIEGHVDRAVISEYPGMTLDFQAIKGGYGWLFPKGDHVNVGLYTWKHGLAAPDRKTLDQYCQQRLGATPHTVSGFPLGTWLPRVRLQHGRILFAGDAAGCTETLLGEGIYGAVLSGQLAAQSLLCGQPESYRDLLADWRDELGKVQRLSLLFYGLLPVSIPMLKGPLGETLVDGFSHGYTLGQCKRRWRGSPSLA, encoded by the coding sequence ATGAATACCTGGGATGTGGTGGTAATAGGGGCGGGCCAGGCGGGCAGTGCTGCTGCGTGGGATCTGGCTGCTGCCGGCCAGCGTGTGCTGGTGCTGTCACGGACGGCAGGAGCCGGAAAACCCTGTGCCGGCGGGGTGACGATAAAGGCGCTGAATCGCTATCGATTTTCCATTGATCCTGTTGTCAGGGAGACAATTGATACGCTGCATGTCAGCCGGTACCCGGGCCCGGGAGGGAGTCTCGTGGCTCCGCAGCGCTTTTGTGTCATGACCGAGCGCAGCGAACTTGATCAGCATTGTCTCAAGCAGGCTGAGTGTCAGGGCGCCGTGTTTCAGCTCACCCGAGGAATTACCGGTGTTCGCCAGAATTTGAACGGCGTTGAGGTTCACACACGGGAAGGAGACACGTTTCGGGCCGGTTATTTGATTGCGGCCGACGGTGCCAACAGCCGGGTGCGACATCTTCTGGGTGAGCGATCCTGGAAAGGGGCCATGGCAATTGAGGGGCACGTTGATCGTGCGGTGATCAGTGAATATCCCGGTATGACACTGGATTTCCAGGCCATCAAGGGCGGCTATGGCTGGTTATTCCCCAAGGGGGATCACGTTAATGTGGGCCTGTATACCTGGAAGCATGGTCTGGCCGCACCCGACAGAAAGACTCTGGACCAGTATTGCCAGCAACGGCTTGGCGCGACGCCACACACGGTTTCGGGTTTTCCGCTTGGCACCTGGCTCCCCAGGGTGCGATTACAGCACGGACGTATTCTGTTTGCCGGGGATGCGGCGGGATGCACGGAGACGCTGTTGGGGGAGGGGATCTACGGCGCGGTCCTCAGTGGTCAGTTAGCAGCACAGTCATTGCTCTGCGGTCAGCCGGAAAGTTATCGGGATCTCCTGGCTGACTGGCGGGACGAGCTTGGTAAGGTGCAGAGGCTATCCCTGCTGTTCTATGGACTGCTGCCAGTCTCGATTCCGATGCTGAAAGGCCCCCTTGGGGAGACCCTGGTGGACGGCTTTTCCCATGGCTATACACTGGGGCAGTGCAAACGCCGCTGGCGGGGAAGTCCGAGCCTGGCCTGA
- the modB gene encoding molybdate ABC transporter permease subunit, producing MLSNGDWLALWVSIQLALTTVVVLLVLCTPLAWVLARRRWPGQALVEAVLALPLVLPPSVLGFYLLLLLGPDGPGGWLAGLSGLRSLAFSFPGLVIGSVIYSLPFVLQPLKNAFASLDEDQLAMASVCGAGPRDRFISVVLPQARLGYLSAAMLGFAHTLGEFGVVLMIGGSLPGETRVASVALYEHVEAGDYANAHRLALVLLVVSVVMLWALFRWQRRRASGGWL from the coding sequence ATGCTCAGTAATGGAGACTGGCTGGCATTATGGGTAAGTATCCAGCTTGCCCTGACCACGGTGGTCGTTCTGCTTGTGCTGTGTACCCCTCTGGCCTGGGTGCTGGCACGTCGTCGCTGGCCAGGGCAGGCACTGGTCGAGGCGGTATTGGCGCTACCACTGGTTCTGCCTCCCTCTGTTCTGGGCTTCTATCTGCTGTTGCTGCTGGGGCCTGACGGGCCTGGTGGCTGGCTGGCAGGACTGTCTGGGCTGCGTTCACTGGCGTTCAGCTTTCCGGGATTGGTCATTGGCTCGGTTATCTACTCTCTACCCTTCGTGCTTCAACCTCTGAAAAATGCGTTCGCCTCGCTTGACGAGGATCAGCTGGCCATGGCCTCTGTGTGCGGGGCAGGTCCCCGGGATCGTTTTATCTCGGTGGTATTGCCTCAGGCGCGACTGGGTTACCTCAGTGCTGCAATGCTGGGCTTCGCACATACTCTGGGTGAGTTCGGTGTGGTGCTGATGATCGGGGGAAGCTTGCCAGGAGAAACCCGGGTTGCCTCTGTTGCGCTCTATGAACATGTCGAAGCGGGGGACTATGCCAATGCTCATCGCCTGGCTTTGGTCCTGCTGGTGGTTTCCGTGGTCATGCTGTGGGCGCTGTTTCGCTGGCAGCGGCGCCGTGCGTCAGGAGGCTGGCTATGA
- a CDS encoding BolA family protein: MAVAEQIEHKIRDAVPVAYLSLENESYKHSVPPNSETHFKLVLVSDVFSGMMPVRRHQMLYQLLADELAGPIHALALHTHTVDEWKAQGGQVADSPNCMGGSKNDPQSGQD; the protein is encoded by the coding sequence ATGGCGGTAGCAGAACAGATTGAACACAAGATCCGGGATGCAGTTCCTGTAGCCTACCTGTCTCTGGAGAACGAGAGTTACAAGCACAGCGTGCCGCCCAACTCAGAAACCCATTTCAAGCTGGTGCTGGTGTCTGACGTTTTCAGCGGGATGATGCCGGTTCGCCGACACCAGATGCTATATCAGCTGCTCGCTGATGAGCTGGCAGGCCCGATCCATGCCCTGGCATTGCATACCCACACGGTAGACGAGTGGAAAGCACAAGGAGGGCAAGTGGCGGATTCCCCGAATTGCATGGGGGGTAGCAAGAACGACCCTCAGTCTGGTCAGGACTGA
- a CDS encoding poly(hydroxyalkanoate) granule-associated protein translates to MSNTVITKLNERYEQLNAETRATAEKMSSALRGAAKRVEQSSTELFESLVKSGEKRQKELAKTAKTASKKAAQKVSTLDELRGKLAEALGLPTQSDVEALNKKLNTLTRKVNKLAKEAS, encoded by the coding sequence ATGAGCAATACCGTTATTACCAAGCTGAATGAGCGTTACGAACAACTGAATGCCGAAACTCGCGCAACCGCTGAAAAAATGAGCAGTGCGCTGCGTGGCGCAGCCAAGCGTGTTGAACAATCCAGCACCGAGCTGTTCGAGTCCCTGGTTAAATCCGGCGAAAAACGCCAGAAAGAATTGGCCAAGACGGCCAAAACGGCAAGCAAGAAAGCCGCACAAAAGGTTTCCACCCTTGACGAGCTCCGCGGCAAACTGGCCGAGGCCCTTGGTCTGCCGACCCAGAGCGACGTGGAAGCCTTGAACAAGAAGCTGAACACTCTGACCCGCAAGGTCAACAAGCTGGCCAAAGAAGCCAGCTAA